GCGCGAGCGAAGCCGCAATAACATAAAATTCACATTTCCGGGAGCAGATCGCTCCCTCCAGGAGGTACGGTCAATGGAAGAAAGATACATCCCCGCGCGGGTTGAGGATAAGTGGCAGAAAGAGTGGGAAGAGAAGCAGAGCTTCAAGGCGACGGAGGACCCGGGGAAGAAGAAGTATTACCTCCTGGAGATGTTTCCCTACCCCTCCGGGCGCATCCACATGGGACACGTGCGCAACTACTCCATCGGTGACGTCATTGCGCGTTTCAAGAGAATGCAGGGTTTCAACGTCCTCCATCCGATGGGGTGGGACGCCTTCGGCATGCCCGCCGAGAACGCCGCGATCCAGCACAAGAGCCACCCGGCGAAGTGGACCTACGAAAACATCGACTACATGAGGGGACAGCTGAAGAGGCTCGGGCTCTCCTACGACTGGGAGCGGGAGATCGCCACCTGCAACCTCGATTACTACAAGTGGGAGCAGCAGGTCTTCCTGGAGATGTACAGGAAGGGGCTGGCCTACAAGAAGCGCTCCAGCGTCAACTGGTGCCCCAACTGCGAGACGGTCCTTGCCAATGAGCAGGTGGAGGACGGCTGCTGCTGGCGCTGCGACTCCGAGGTCGTGCAGAAGGACCTGGAGCAGTGGTTCTTCCGCATCACCGACTACGCGCAGGAGCTTCTGGACGACACCTTCAAGCTCGACGGCTGGCCGGAGCGCGTCCTCACCATGCAGCGCAACTGGATCGGGCGCAGCGTCGGGTGCGAGATCGACTTCCCCCTCGAAGGGAGCCTGAACAAGATAAAGGTCTTCACTACCCGCCAGGACACCGTCTTTGGCGCGACCTTCATGAGCCTTGCCCCGGAGCACCCCCTGGCGCTGGAGCTGGCGACCCCGGAGCAGCGTCCCCAGGTGGAGGCATTCATCGAGAAGGTGAAGCGCAGCGACCGCCTGAAGAGGGGATCTGAGGACCAGGAAAAGGAAGGGGTATTTACCGGCTCCTACTGCATTAACCCGCTCACCAACCGGCGCATGCCGATCTTCCTCGCCAATTTCGTCCTCATGGAGTACGGCACCGGCGCGGTCATGGCGGTGCCGACCCACGACCAGCGCGACTTCGAGTTCGCCAGGAAGTACGACCTGCCGCTGCAGGTGGTGATCAATCCCTCCGGCGAGACGCTCGCCGCCGAGGGGATGACCGAGGCGTTCACCGCCGACGGAACCATGGTGAACTCCGGCCGCTTTGACGGGATGGCGAACACCGACGCAAAAGAGGCGATCGCCGACTACCTCCAGAAGGAGGGGATCGGGAAGAAGACGGTGAACTTCCGCCTGCGCGACTGGGGTATCTCCCGCCAGCGCTACTGGGGGAATCCGATTCCGGTGATCAACTGCGACCTTTGCGGCATCGTCCCCGTCCCGCCGGAGCAGCTGCCGGTGGTCCTGCCGATGGATGCGGCCTTTACCGGAGAAGGGGGGAACCCGCTTGCGGCTATCCCCGGCTTTGTGAACTGCGAGTGCCCGGTGTGCGGCAAGAGCGCGCGGCGCGAGACCGACACCATGGACACCTTCGTGCAGTCTTCCTGGTACTTCCTGCGCTACTGCTCCCCGAGCTTCACCGCCGGGCCGCTCGACCGCGAGAAGGTGGAGTACTGGATGCCGGTCGACCAGTACATCGGCGGCATCGAGCACGCCGTGCTCCATCTGCTGTACGCGCGCTTCTTCACGAAGGTGATGCGCGACCTCGGCTACTGCAAGGTGGCAGAGCCGTTCGCGAACCTCCTCACCCAGGGGATGGTCATCAAGGACGGCGCGAAGATGAGCAAGTCGAAGGGGAACGTCGTCGACCCCAACGCCCTCATCGAGCGGTACGGCGCCGACACCGCGCGCCTCTTCTCCCTCTTCGCGGCACCCCCGGAAAAGGACCTCGACTGGAGCGACCAGGGGGTGGACGGCAGCTACCGCTTCCTGAACCGCGTCTGGCGCCTCGTGTACGACACCCTTCCGTCCTTTGCGGGCGTGGGCGCGCCGCAGGCCGATGCGCTCTCCCCGGAAGGTAAGAACCTGCGCCGCACCGTGCACAAGACGATCCGCAAGGTCACCGAGGACGTCGACGGGCGCTTCCACTTCAATACCGCCATCGCGGCGGTCATGGAGCTGGTGAACGGCATCCAGGCCTTCGAGGCGAAGACGAGCCCTGAGAACGTGCCGGTCGTGAAGGAAGCGGTGGAGTCGGTGGTGCGGCTGCTGGCCCCGTTCGTGCCCCACTTCAGCCAGGAGCTCTGGACCGAGCTCGGTCACGACAATACCCTCGAGG
The DNA window shown above is from Geomonas sp. RF6 and carries:
- the leuS gene encoding leucine--tRNA ligase, which gives rise to MEERYIPARVEDKWQKEWEEKQSFKATEDPGKKKYYLLEMFPYPSGRIHMGHVRNYSIGDVIARFKRMQGFNVLHPMGWDAFGMPAENAAIQHKSHPAKWTYENIDYMRGQLKRLGLSYDWEREIATCNLDYYKWEQQVFLEMYRKGLAYKKRSSVNWCPNCETVLANEQVEDGCCWRCDSEVVQKDLEQWFFRITDYAQELLDDTFKLDGWPERVLTMQRNWIGRSVGCEIDFPLEGSLNKIKVFTTRQDTVFGATFMSLAPEHPLALELATPEQRPQVEAFIEKVKRSDRLKRGSEDQEKEGVFTGSYCINPLTNRRMPIFLANFVLMEYGTGAVMAVPTHDQRDFEFARKYDLPLQVVINPSGETLAAEGMTEAFTADGTMVNSGRFDGMANTDAKEAIADYLQKEGIGKKTVNFRLRDWGISRQRYWGNPIPVINCDLCGIVPVPPEQLPVVLPMDAAFTGEGGNPLAAIPGFVNCECPVCGKSARRETDTMDTFVQSSWYFLRYCSPSFTAGPLDREKVEYWMPVDQYIGGIEHAVLHLLYARFFTKVMRDLGYCKVAEPFANLLTQGMVIKDGAKMSKSKGNVVDPNALIERYGADTARLFSLFAAPPEKDLDWSDQGVDGSYRFLNRVWRLVYDTLPSFAGVGAPQADALSPEGKNLRRTVHKTIRKVTEDVDGRFHFNTAIAAVMELVNGIQAFEAKTSPENVPVVKEAVESVVRLLAPFVPHFSQELWTELGHDNTLEAEGWPAYDTDAVQDEEITVVIQVNGKLRGKVSVAPAATEEEVRTAALAEEKVQPFLADKTVRKVIYVPGKLVNIVVG